The following proteins are encoded in a genomic region of Terriglobia bacterium:
- a CDS encoding glycerophosphodiester phosphodiesterase: MNAGNNRPLLLGHRGCRVSQFPENSMSAFQHALTCGLDGFEFDLRASADGRLPCIHDDAIGGYLVADSPYHELYKGYLSFKHTHGEPIPCLQDVLREFGHLAFLDIEIKVAGFEKAVLKLVRQYPPHRFVISSFLAEVLLDVAEANPEVPLGFIFDDVSGLRAYRNVRVSYLMPRHDLLTRELVETFHRDGYKVVTWTVNRARDITRLASWGVDGLISDDPVLLRRTVDGN, encoded by the coding sequence ATGAACGCCGGCAACAATCGCCCGCTGTTACTCGGGCATCGTGGATGCCGCGTCAGCCAGTTTCCAGAAAACTCCATGAGCGCTTTCCAGCACGCGCTTACGTGCGGGCTGGACGGGTTCGAGTTCGACTTACGGGCCAGTGCAGATGGCCGACTGCCCTGTATTCACGATGACGCGATCGGCGGATACCTCGTTGCTGATAGTCCTTACCACGAACTCTACAAAGGATACTTGAGCTTCAAGCACACCCATGGCGAGCCTATACCGTGCCTGCAGGACGTGCTGCGTGAGTTCGGCCATCTCGCCTTCCTCGATATCGAAATCAAGGTCGCAGGTTTCGAGAAAGCAGTCTTGAAGCTTGTCAGGCAATATCCGCCACATCGATTCGTGATCTCGTCTTTCCTTGCGGAGGTGCTGCTCGACGTCGCCGAGGCGAATCCAGAGGTTCCTTTGGGCTTCATCTTCGATGACGTCTCCGGCTTGCGCGCATATCGCAACGTTCGTGTCAGCTATCTCATGCCCCGACACGACCTGCTGACCCGCGAACTTGTGGAGACATTCCATCGAGACGGATACAAGGTTGTTACCTGGACTGTGAACCGCGCAAGGGACATAACGCGGCTTGCGAGTTGGGGCGTCGACGGTTTAATTTCCGACGACCCTGTGCTGTTACGCAGAACGGTGGATGGGAACTGA
- a CDS encoding class I SAM-dependent methyltransferase has protein sequence MVSGFFQKMFGGRSGDQAVATGHAQGRISRRSTGFQEFIRTITSPEGQRILDLGPTSPSNISFITGLGHRSYNEDILLESHDPGLLISADDGKSKRIDVERFMAENLNHEKALFDAVLLWDVPDYLDESLVKAVIERIHKVTKPGAALLGFFHTRDAGPEAPYYRYHIADRQTLELQRGPQFHLKRVFNNRHIENLFHDYASIKFFLGRDNIREVLVVR, from the coding sequence GTGGTCTCAGGGTTCTTCCAAAAGATGTTCGGTGGTCGCTCCGGCGACCAGGCAGTGGCGACGGGACATGCGCAAGGGCGCATCAGCCGCCGTTCCACCGGGTTCCAGGAATTCATCCGCACGATCACAAGTCCAGAAGGTCAGCGCATTCTCGACCTCGGCCCAACCTCACCGTCCAACATCAGTTTCATCACCGGCCTCGGCCACCGTTCTTACAATGAAGACATTCTGCTGGAATCGCACGACCCCGGTTTGCTGATCTCTGCCGACGATGGCAAGTCCAAGCGCATCGATGTCGAGCGATTCATGGCCGAGAACCTGAATCACGAGAAGGCGCTGTTCGACGCGGTCCTGCTTTGGGATGTGCCCGACTACCTCGACGAGTCGCTCGTGAAGGCGGTGATCGAGCGCATTCATAAAGTGACCAAGCCCGGCGCGGCATTACTCGGATTCTTCCATACACGCGACGCCGGTCCGGAAGCGCCTTACTATCGGTATCACATCGCCGACCGGCAGACGCTCGAACTTCAGCGCGGGCCACAGTTCCACCTGAAGCGCGTCTTCAACAACCGACACATCGAGAATCTCTTCCACGACTATGCATCAATCAAGTTTTTCCTCGGGCGCGACAATATCCGCGAAGTTCTGGTAGTTCGCTGA
- the bshC gene encoding bacillithiol biosynthesis cysteine-adding enzyme BshC — MRNSSISRLRTLSVTPPPEPEVSERCIPYTAIPHSSKLFLDYLFHFQKVSEFYPRPANRNWLTDEAKRVEYDPERRARVAAVLERQNAAFGVGEKAQQSLRRFREGAVAIVTGQQVGLFGGPLYSLLKAASVLNAAEELSRAGVPAVAVFWLATEDHDLAEIDHALFPAGPGQLRELRSSSRGQRNAPVGAVRFSSEIEKLAEEAAALLGDSQAADDLKASYRSGETYGSAFGKLFAQIFRNHGLIFLDPLDPELRQIAAPIYSQVLESAEALDRELLARGKRLREAGYHEQVKVTAESTLLFSLSGGERTAIHRANGGFLIGAQRVGKDELLARVRNQPHEFSPNALLRPVVQDYLLPTVAYFGGAAEVAYFAQSAVVYQRLLARVTPILSRLSATLVNQRMQKLLKRYRLRITDLFAGAENLKQLLGSRVLPEGLHDALDVTSDAIRENIEKMQDALQRLEPSLVPAAEKAARKMKYQVERLRTKAARAELRRDQQLERDASELIAGLYPAKTLQERELAGIAMLAEHGPDLLGRFIEAAKAECGAHQVIQL; from the coding sequence TCGATTATCTTTTCCATTTCCAAAAAGTTTCCGAGTTCTATCCGCGGCCGGCGAATCGCAACTGGCTAACCGATGAGGCGAAGCGGGTTGAATACGATCCTGAGCGCCGCGCCCGCGTCGCCGCCGTTCTCGAGAGGCAGAACGCAGCATTTGGCGTTGGAGAGAAGGCCCAGCAGTCGCTGCGAAGATTCCGCGAAGGAGCGGTCGCCATCGTCACCGGACAACAGGTCGGACTGTTTGGAGGACCGCTGTACTCGCTCCTGAAGGCCGCCTCTGTGCTGAATGCAGCCGAGGAACTGAGCCGCGCAGGAGTTCCGGCAGTCGCGGTGTTCTGGCTTGCCACCGAAGACCACGACTTGGCGGAAATCGACCATGCGCTTTTTCCGGCTGGGCCGGGTCAGCTACGCGAATTGCGGTCAAGTTCCAGAGGGCAGAGAAACGCTCCTGTCGGAGCCGTCAGGTTCTCGTCTGAAATCGAGAAGCTCGCCGAAGAAGCAGCGGCACTCCTGGGCGACTCGCAAGCTGCAGACGATCTCAAAGCGTCGTATCGTTCCGGAGAGACGTACGGCTCAGCTTTCGGCAAGCTGTTCGCGCAGATCTTCCGCAACCACGGATTGATTTTCCTCGACCCGCTCGACCCCGAATTGCGCCAAATCGCTGCGCCCATTTACAGCCAGGTTCTCGAGAGCGCAGAGGCGCTCGATAGGGAATTGCTGGCGCGCGGAAAAAGACTCCGCGAAGCCGGATATCATGAGCAGGTCAAAGTCACTGCAGAGTCGACGTTGCTCTTCTCGCTGTCCGGCGGTGAGCGAACCGCCATCCATCGCGCGAATGGCGGATTCCTGATCGGTGCCCAACGAGTCGGAAAGGACGAGTTGCTCGCCCGGGTGAGAAATCAGCCCCATGAGTTCAGTCCCAATGCGCTGCTAAGGCCCGTCGTGCAGGACTACCTGCTGCCGACCGTTGCTTACTTCGGTGGTGCCGCCGAGGTGGCCTATTTCGCACAATCGGCTGTTGTATATCAACGACTGCTCGCACGCGTTACACCGATCCTCTCGCGTCTGAGTGCCACGCTCGTGAATCAGCGCATGCAAAAACTGTTGAAGCGCTACCGGCTTAGGATCACCGATCTCTTCGCGGGGGCCGAAAATCTCAAGCAACTACTGGGAAGCAGGGTTCTACCGGAAGGGCTTCACGACGCCCTCGACGTCACCTCGGATGCGATCCGCGAGAACATTGAGAAGATGCAAGACGCGCTGCAAAGACTCGAGCCTTCACTGGTGCCCGCTGCGGAAAAAGCAGCGCGGAAGATGAAATATCAGGTCGAGCGTCTGCGAACCAAGGCCGCCCGAGCAGAGCTGCGTCGCGACCAGCAACTCGAACGCGACGCCTCTGAACTGATTGCCGGCCTCTATCCGGCGAAGACATTGCAGGAAAGGGAACTGGCCGGAATAGCCATGCTTGCAGAGCACGGCCCGGATCTGCTCGGCCGCTTTATCGAAGCGGCAAAGGCGGAATGCGGTGCTCACCAGGTGATTCAGCTCTGA
- the menC gene encoding o-succinylbenzoate synthase, producing the protein MKIESITLREIRMPLVHFFETSFGRTTERRILLVTVHGDGIDGWGECTAGEHPFYNEESIDTAWYVIRGHFAPALLGKNIENGTDCPPLFANVKGHRMAKAATENAIWDALAIEKNVPLWKLVGGSLAELNCGVSIGIQDSPGQLLEKIATELEAGYQRIKVKVKPGWDVNILDKIRSRWPSITLSCDANSAYTLDDVDHLKKLDAFNLLMIEQPLWNDDIAAHAKLQPQLRTSLCLDESILHARGAATAIGAGACRIINIKLGRVGGFTEAIRTHDVCQRAGIPVWCGGMLESGIGRSHNIAMSTLPNFKLPGDVSASARYWKDDIIEPAVTVSPNGTIKVPQGRGRGFELREDLIGRLTVREETFSERTRTADFAAKD; encoded by the coding sequence ATGAAAATCGAGAGCATTACTCTTCGCGAGATTCGCATGCCGCTGGTTCATTTTTTTGAAACCAGCTTTGGACGTACCACCGAGCGCCGCATCCTCCTCGTGACCGTTCACGGCGATGGGATCGACGGATGGGGCGAGTGCACCGCCGGAGAGCATCCCTTCTATAATGAAGAGTCGATCGACACCGCTTGGTACGTCATCCGTGGGCACTTCGCCCCGGCTCTGCTGGGAAAGAACATTGAAAACGGAACCGACTGCCCGCCGCTGTTCGCGAATGTGAAAGGCCATCGTATGGCGAAGGCGGCGACCGAAAACGCCATCTGGGACGCGCTCGCGATCGAAAAGAATGTGCCGCTGTGGAAACTAGTTGGCGGTTCGCTTGCCGAACTCAACTGCGGCGTCTCCATCGGGATTCAGGATTCTCCCGGGCAATTGCTCGAAAAGATTGCCACCGAGCTTGAAGCCGGGTATCAGCGCATCAAGGTCAAAGTAAAACCTGGTTGGGACGTCAACATTCTGGACAAGATTCGCTCGCGCTGGCCGTCGATCACGCTGAGTTGCGACGCAAACTCCGCCTACACCCTTGACGATGTCGATCATCTCAAGAAACTCGACGCTTTCAATCTGCTAATGATCGAGCAGCCGCTCTGGAACGACGACATTGCCGCTCACGCGAAACTCCAGCCCCAGTTGAGGACATCGCTATGCCTCGATGAGTCCATCCTGCACGCGCGCGGAGCCGCCACGGCGATCGGCGCCGGAGCGTGCCGCATTATCAACATTAAACTCGGACGCGTCGGCGGATTCACTGAGGCGATCCGTACCCATGACGTCTGCCAGCGTGCGGGAATTCCCGTCTGGTGTGGCGGAATGCTGGAGTCGGGCATTGGGCGCTCGCACAACATCGCCATGTCCACGCTGCCGAATTTCAAACTACCCGGCGATGTCTCCGCTTCCGCTCGCTACTGGAAAGACGACATCATCGAACCGGCAGTGACTGTCAGTCCGAACGGGACAATCAAGGTCCCGCAAGGGCGTGGGCGCGGATTCGAATTGCGCGAGGACCTCATAGGGAGGCTGACGGTGAGGGAAGAAACCTTCTCTGAGAGGACGCGGACAGCCGATTTCGCAGCAAAAGACTGA
- a CDS encoding glycerol-3-phosphate dehydrogenase/oxidase — MSEIPNRHRLVGSQFDIVVIGGGINGVAIARECARAGRSVLLLEQNDFASGTTSRSTRIIHGGLRYLQYAEIGLVRESLRERDRLIRQQPHLVRPLRFVLALDKNSRFSALQVRVGLWLYGRFAGSHWTLDQGGRAARQLEAELDAGKSWSLFEYDDAQCEFPERLVAEWISDAAKAGAEIRNYAVVLEVTQAQGRATGIVFRDRSSGNESSVNCKWVINATGPWVDQLCAETGVATDGRLVGGVRGSHLVLPKFPGAPETALYTQGIDGRALFLIPWNQQILLGTTEVPDFGNPSDATPSAEEIDYLLRSANQLFPRATLTAANVHYAFAGIRPLPFMEGAAPSAITRKAILYDHKQDGLEGMISVIGGKLTTAASLARKCAIALGLQPQATSEVPVPITNANGIEVTVRQWADAMARNTGLPPELAQHTASMYGLGALGILRLAASDERLLQPLCLHTEHVVAEAVHAMRFEYAVNLSDVLLRRVPVALGTCWSPECTQIAAKRIGAALKWDQREIESQIENAELERVAFLKKPEAAPMPHDPSVPIHRSA, encoded by the coding sequence GTGAGCGAAATTCCCAACCGGCACAGGCTTGTTGGCAGTCAGTTCGACATCGTCGTGATTGGCGGCGGGATCAACGGCGTGGCGATAGCGCGGGAGTGCGCTCGTGCCGGCCGCAGTGTGCTACTGCTCGAACAAAACGACTTCGCCTCGGGCACAACCAGCCGTTCCACCCGCATCATCCATGGCGGTCTACGATACCTGCAATACGCGGAAATAGGGCTCGTCCGCGAGTCCCTGCGGGAGCGGGATCGGTTGATTCGACAGCAACCACACCTGGTACGGCCACTTCGGTTCGTTCTGGCTCTTGATAAGAACAGCCGCTTTTCCGCGTTACAGGTTCGAGTGGGGCTATGGCTCTACGGCAGGTTTGCCGGAAGCCACTGGACCTTGGACCAAGGCGGGCGAGCAGCCAGGCAACTGGAAGCAGAACTGGACGCCGGCAAGAGCTGGTCGCTCTTCGAATACGATGACGCACAATGCGAATTTCCCGAACGCCTCGTGGCGGAGTGGATATCCGATGCGGCGAAAGCCGGCGCGGAAATCCGCAACTACGCCGTGGTATTGGAAGTAACGCAAGCGCAGGGGCGAGCCACCGGCATTGTTTTCCGTGACCGGTCGTCGGGAAATGAGTCGTCGGTCAACTGCAAATGGGTGATCAACGCCACTGGGCCATGGGTGGATCAACTGTGCGCCGAAACCGGGGTTGCAACCGACGGTCGGCTCGTCGGTGGGGTGCGCGGCTCGCATCTGGTGCTGCCCAAATTTCCGGGCGCTCCTGAAACAGCGCTTTACACGCAAGGTATCGACGGCAGAGCCCTGTTTCTAATTCCGTGGAATCAGCAGATACTCCTCGGAACAACGGAAGTGCCCGACTTCGGCAATCCTTCGGACGCAACCCCCAGTGCGGAAGAGATCGACTACCTACTGCGTTCGGCGAACCAATTGTTTCCACGTGCCACACTCACTGCGGCCAACGTGCATTACGCCTTTGCCGGAATCCGACCACTACCCTTCATGGAAGGAGCCGCTCCATCGGCCATCACGCGCAAGGCAATCCTGTACGACCACAAGCAGGACGGTCTTGAGGGGATGATCTCTGTCATCGGCGGGAAACTGACTACGGCGGCCTCGCTAGCGCGTAAGTGCGCAATTGCCCTTGGCCTGCAACCGCAAGCCACATCCGAAGTGCCGGTTCCGATCACGAATGCGAATGGGATTGAGGTGACGGTTCGACAATGGGCGGATGCGATGGCTCGCAATACTGGTCTGCCGCCAGAGTTGGCACAACATACGGCATCGATGTATGGCCTGGGTGCGCTCGGAATTCTACGCCTGGCCGCGTCCGACGAACGGCTTCTGCAGCCGCTCTGCCTCCATACGGAACACGTTGTCGCCGAGGCTGTTCATGCAATGCGGTTCGAATATGCCGTGAATCTTTCGGATGTGCTGTTGCGGCGGGTCCCCGTTGCGCTCGGCACCTGCTGGTCGCCAGAGTGTACCCAAATTGCGGCGAAGCGCATTGGAGCGGCCCTGAAGTGGGATCAACGGGAGATTGAATCACAGATTGAAAACGCGGAACTGGAACGCGTTGCGTTTCTCAAAAAGCCGGAAGCCGCCCCAATGCCGCACGATCCCTCAGTTCCCATCCACCGTTCTGCGTAA
- the mazG gene encoding nucleoside triphosphate pyrophosphohydrolase, protein MADTGERFERVVGIMAKLRAPGGCPWDREQTFDSIKPYTLEEAYEVIEAIDNRDWDELVGELGDLLLQVLFYSEMAQEDGKFSIDKVLDTLSNKLINRHPHVFGDVVAETSSQVLRNWEAIKAEEKKKRLEERGVLVEEEEQTESLLAGISSKVPSLMEAHKLSSKAARVGFDWPNIEGLFDKLREETGELRAEVAKIPAPGPVPVGRGIAGAKGETVPPKLHQRLEEELGDLFFVLVNVARYLSVDPESALRKTNRKFRRRFRYVEQKLLQKGKKIDESSLDEMEELWQESKKQV, encoded by the coding sequence ATGGCAGATACAGGTGAGAGGTTTGAGCGCGTTGTAGGCATCATGGCAAAATTGCGGGCCCCGGGCGGCTGTCCGTGGGATCGCGAGCAGACATTCGATTCCATCAAGCCCTACACGCTTGAAGAAGCCTACGAAGTGATCGAGGCCATCGACAATCGCGACTGGGATGAACTTGTCGGCGAACTGGGCGATCTCCTCCTGCAGGTGCTCTTCTACTCAGAGATGGCGCAGGAAGACGGGAAGTTCAGCATCGACAAAGTGCTCGATACCCTGTCGAACAAGTTGATCAACCGCCATCCTCACGTCTTCGGCGACGTCGTGGCCGAAACCTCGAGTCAGGTGCTCCGGAACTGGGAGGCCATCAAGGCGGAAGAAAAGAAGAAGCGACTCGAAGAGCGAGGCGTTTTGGTCGAAGAGGAAGAGCAAACTGAGTCGCTGCTCGCCGGCATTTCCAGCAAGGTACCGTCGCTCATGGAAGCACACAAGTTGAGTTCGAAAGCGGCGCGTGTCGGTTTCGACTGGCCAAACATCGAGGGGCTTTTCGATAAATTGCGGGAAGAGACCGGGGAGTTGCGAGCCGAGGTCGCAAAGATTCCGGCTCCCGGGCCCGTCCCGGTTGGGCGCGGCATTGCCGGAGCGAAGGGAGAGACCGTTCCCCCGAAATTGCACCAGCGCCTGGAAGAAGAATTGGGAGATTTGTTCTTTGTGCTGGTCAACGTCGCGCGTTATCTTTCGGTTGATCCGGAATCGGCCCTCCGGAAGACGAACCGCAAATTCCGGCGCCGCTTCCGGTACGTCGAACAGAAGCTGCTGCAAAAAGGGAAAAAGATCGACGAGTCCTCGTTGGATGAAATGGAAGAGCTCTGGCAGGAATCGAAAAAGCAAGTATAG
- a CDS encoding polymer-forming cytoskeletal protein, translating to MENYRSDVAHIGKSVVVKGELSGSEDLYLDGEVEGSIELRSHSLTVGPNGRVRANVYAKDVVVHGKVEGNIHGSERVELRKSAVLTGDIATQRIVIEDGAFFKGSIDIQKAEVKTESAKATAAAAPAPAAQVHTPVPSGAQASLNDRN from the coding sequence ATGGAAAACTATCGCTCTGATGTGGCACATATTGGAAAATCAGTTGTAGTGAAGGGCGAGCTGTCTGGCAGCGAAGACCTCTACCTGGATGGCGAGGTGGAGGGGAGCATTGAACTGCGCAGCCATAGTCTCACCGTTGGACCGAACGGCCGGGTCCGCGCCAACGTTTACGCTAAAGACGTGGTGGTACACGGCAAGGTAGAAGGCAACATACACGGATCTGAGCGGGTCGAGCTGCGCAAGTCGGCGGTACTGACCGGCGACATCGCGACCCAGCGCATCGTGATAGAAGACGGCGCGTTTTTCAAAGGTTCTATCGACATCCAGAAAGCAGAAGTGAAAACCGAATCGGCAAAGGCCACCGCGGCGGCAGCCCCGGCGCCTGCGGCACAGGTGCACACTCCGGTTCCCAGCGGCGCACAGGCTTCGCTGAACGATCGCAACTAG
- a CDS encoding GNAT family N-acetyltransferase yields MIQAEQRFGNYLLRTCHSVEDMRAALALQRDVWHFSDEELVPVRLFVVGEKVGGHVLGAFDGDRMVGFAYGLPGYRNGHSYVHSHMLAVAASHRNTGIGRALKLFQRDIVLKQGIELIEWTFDPLEIKNAYLNIEKLGAIARRYTLNQYGITTSPLQAGLPTDRLYAEWWLNSSRVRTLLEQGSHPPIKAEQHVDVPGEIYEWKAAKNPRAAQVQSRNRELFLKQFKNGMAILGYERNSNGDGRFLLGHWEEKLGY; encoded by the coding sequence ATGATTCAGGCCGAACAACGATTTGGAAACTATCTTCTGCGCACGTGTCATTCTGTCGAAGACATGCGAGCTGCACTCGCTTTGCAGCGCGACGTCTGGCACTTCTCCGATGAAGAGTTAGTGCCAGTCCGTCTCTTCGTAGTCGGCGAGAAGGTTGGTGGTCACGTTCTGGGCGCGTTTGACGGCGACCGTATGGTCGGTTTCGCCTACGGATTGCCCGGCTATCGCAACGGACACTCCTACGTGCACTCGCACATGCTGGCCGTTGCAGCCAGTCACCGCAACACCGGGATCGGGCGAGCGCTGAAATTGTTCCAGCGAGACATCGTCCTGAAGCAGGGAATCGAACTGATCGAATGGACCTTCGATCCGCTCGAGATCAAGAACGCCTATCTGAATATCGAAAAGCTCGGCGCTATCGCTCGCCGTTACACGCTCAACCAGTACGGCATCACAACCTCTCCGCTGCAGGCGGGACTGCCAACTGATCGCCTTTATGCCGAATGGTGGCTGAATTCGAGTCGTGTCAGGACGCTGCTCGAGCAGGGTAGCCATCCGCCAATCAAGGCCGAGCAGCACGTCGACGTGCCCGGCGAAATCTACGAATGGAAGGCTGCTAAAAATCCACGCGCGGCACAGGTCCAGTCAAGAAACCGCGAGTTGTTTTTGAAGCAGTTCAAGAATGGCATGGCAATCCTGGGCTACGAACGAAACAGTAATGGCGACGGCCGTTTCCTGTTGGGGCACTGGGAAGAGAAGTTAGGATATTGA